In Allomuricauda ruestringensis DSM 13258, the following proteins share a genomic window:
- a CDS encoding TonB-dependent receptor: MKRIYLAFAAIFISAMAFAQGTLTGTVVDGELGGPLPGASVVVKGTSNGTSTDFDGNFTLEVNQNSGTLIVSYIGFIKKQVEFTSTGNLGTIELLPDAQELGEVVVIGSGIIDLEEDRSTPIAVTTIKRDEIQAVSAGNVEFPEVMKNVPSVYVSNQTGFGDSQMFLRGFDQTNTAFLLNGQPINGMEDGRMYWSNWAGMADIANAVQVQRGLGSSKLAISSVGGTVNIVSKATEKREGGFGRFMVGNDSFFKTTASYDSGINENGWGFSVMLDHWQGQRKFAEGTKGQGQNYFFSVGKLIGDHNFNFLVFGAPQWHMQRWSQPLEVVEAKRKYNQHWGFDEGELESERTNFYHKPVMNLNWDWNISDKLDLSTVLYASWGRGGGTGPRGNSALRLPDYPVAGGIDGQIDYAATRARNAQVGIGGDYGAPNGAGYIRRASMNNHQWYGMVSNFSHDLNDNLSFNVGADFRFYTGDHFRQVADFYGLSGWSNDRPDDRVVTESFSINPWKTLTTFADEDERINYDYSEDINYQGMFGQVEYAEEAFSVFFQGAISNQSYQREDRFATDINGNQTTQTSDKANKFGYNVKSGGAYNFDEKNTVYANAGFYSRQPFLDNIFSGTAELADPEVENEEITGLEIGYKFNTYDFQFTIDLYRTEWANRFIANGNTIIDIATDAEVDINREQTDVTQLHQGVELTARWRAAQGLIIGAYTSIGDWVYSGSTPYRTRDFRDNTYFTNAQIDDYTDQNGNPLPANFFDGNVNLDGVEISNAPQFAMGLNADYDFANGFEVGLDVNHFSNLYEFNDVADVVAEGNSYETSKLDAYTLFDMTAAYTFDFGTNKMELRTNVYNLFNHAYLNQTDAFGVFYGNGRTFNASVTYRF, translated from the coding sequence ATGAAAAGAATCTACTTGGCTTTTGCGGCTATTTTTATTTCCGCGATGGCATTTGCACAAGGAACTCTTACTGGTACTGTAGTTGACGGCGAGCTTGGCGGTCCGCTTCCAGGAGCCAGCGTTGTTGTTAAAGGTACCTCTAATGGTACATCTACAGATTTTGATGGAAACTTTACTTTGGAGGTAAACCAAAACTCGGGAACATTGATTGTTTCTTACATTGGATTTATTAAAAAACAGGTTGAATTTACTTCAACAGGAAATCTTGGAACGATTGAATTGTTGCCAGATGCACAAGAATTGGGAGAAGTTGTTGTAATTGGTTCGGGTATTATCGACCTTGAAGAAGACAGAAGTACACCAATTGCTGTAACCACAATTAAAAGAGACGAAATACAAGCTGTTTCTGCAGGTAACGTGGAATTTCCTGAGGTAATGAAAAATGTACCGTCAGTGTATGTGTCGAATCAAACAGGTTTTGGTGATTCACAAATGTTCTTGAGAGGTTTTGACCAAACCAACACGGCTTTCCTATTGAATGGACAGCCTATTAATGGTATGGAAGATGGAAGAATGTACTGGTCCAATTGGGCAGGTATGGCAGACATTGCCAATGCCGTTCAGGTACAAAGAGGTCTAGGTTCTTCCAAATTGGCCATTTCATCAGTAGGTGGTACGGTTAACATCGTTTCTAAAGCTACTGAAAAAAGAGAAGGCGGTTTCGGTCGTTTCATGGTTGGTAACGACAGTTTCTTTAAGACAACTGCTTCTTACGATTCAGGAATCAATGAGAATGGCTGGGGATTCTCAGTGATGTTAGATCATTGGCAAGGTCAAAGAAAGTTTGCTGAAGGAACTAAAGGACAAGGTCAGAATTATTTCTTCTCTGTGGGTAAACTTATCGGAGACCACAACTTCAACTTTTTGGTTTTTGGCGCACCACAATGGCACATGCAGCGTTGGTCACAGCCTTTGGAAGTTGTTGAAGCCAAAAGAAAATACAATCAACACTGGGGATTTGATGAAGGTGAATTGGAGTCTGAAAGAACAAACTTCTACCACAAGCCGGTCATGAACTTAAACTGGGATTGGAATATTTCAGATAAATTAGACCTTTCAACAGTGCTTTACGCATCTTGGGGTCGTGGTGGTGGAACTGGACCAAGAGGTAATAGTGCTTTAAGATTGCCAGATTATCCTGTTGCTGGAGGAATAGATGGTCAAATTGACTATGCGGCAACACGTGCTAGAAATGCTCAAGTAGGTATCGGTGGTGATTACGGTGCACCAAATGGAGCTGGTTATATCCGTCGTGCTTCTATGAACAATCACCAATGGTATGGAATGGTATCTAACTTTAGTCACGACCTTAACGATAATCTTAGTTTTAATGTTGGTGCCGATTTTAGATTTTATACAGGTGATCACTTTAGACAAGTAGCTGATTTTTATGGACTTTCCGGATGGTCTAACGACAGACCAGATGATAGAGTCGTTACTGAATCTTTTAGTATAAATCCATGGAAAACCTTGACAACATTTGCTGATGAAGACGAGAGAATCAACTACGATTACTCCGAAGATATTAACTATCAGGGAATGTTCGGGCAGGTTGAGTATGCTGAAGAAGCATTCTCCGTATTTTTTCAAGGAGCAATATCTAACCAATCGTATCAAAGGGAAGATAGATTCGCTACGGACATCAATGGTAATCAGACTACCCAAACATCTGACAAGGCTAACAAGTTTGGATACAACGTGAAAAGTGGTGGAGCATATAACTTTGATGAAAAAAACACTGTATATGCCAATGCGGGTTTCTATTCCCGTCAACCTTTCTTGGATAATATTTTCTCAGGTACAGCTGAGCTGGCTGATCCAGAAGTTGAAAATGAAGAGATTACAGGTTTGGAAATTGGATATAAATTCAACACATATGATTTCCAATTCACTATTGATTTGTATAGAACAGAATGGGCTAACAGATTTATAGCCAATGGTAACACTATTATTGATATAGCTACGGATGCGGAAGTAGATATTAACCGTGAACAAACTGATGTAACACAGTTGCACCAGGGTGTTGAGCTTACTGCCCGATGGAGAGCGGCTCAAGGATTGATAATTGGAGCCTATACTTCTATTGGAGACTGGGTATATTCTGGAAGCACTCCTTACAGAACAAGAGATTTTAGGGATAATACATACTTTACCAATGCTCAAATTGATGATTATACCGATCAAAACGGCAACCCACTTCCAGCAAACTTCTTTGATGGAAATGTAAATCTTGATGGAGTTGAGATAAGCAATGCACCTCAGTTTGCAATGGGTCTTAACGCTGACTATGATTTCGCAAATGGATTTGAAGTTGGTTTGGATGTAAACCATTTTAGTAACTTATATGAGTTCAATGATGTAGCTGATGTAGTTGCCGAAGGAAATTCTTATGAAACCTCAAAGTTGGATGCTTACACGTTATTTGATATGACAGCAGCATACACATTTGACTTTGGAACAAACAAAATGGAATTAAGGACAAACGTTTACAACTTGTTCAACCATGCTTATTTGAACCAAACGGATGCCTTTGGTGTTTT
- the pgi gene encoding glucose-6-phosphate isomerase, producing MALPTIDPTTTDAWKKLQEHYKETKEVHLRELFATEEGRGKKYAILWNDFLVDYSKNRLTDKTLKLLLELADEVGLKDAIKSYFGGELINQTEGRAVLHTALRAKKDDEVLVDGVNIVDEVFEVKEKIKSFSEAVISGERKGYTGKAFTDVVNIGIGGSDLGPVMVTEALKFYQNDLKTHFVSNVDGDLVHEVLKELNPKTTLFVIVSKSFTTQETLSNALTIKKWFLQSASEKDVADHFVAVSTNLEKIKEFGIADDNVFPMWDWVGGRFSLWSAVGLSIALSIGYENFEDLLIGANEMDNHFKETPFEENIPVMLGLISVWYNNFYKAETEAIIPYTQYLHRFSAYLQQGIMESNGKSMDRAGNRVGHETGTIIWGEPGTNSQHAFFQLMHQGTKLIPTDFIGYKESLHGDVDHHNKLMANFFAQTEALMNGKTADEVKQELESQGLSGEELQKLLPFKIFEGNKPTNTILIKKLTPKSLGALIALYEHKIFVQGVVWNIFSYDQWGVELGKQLAKNILVDIENSKIGKHDSSTLNLLHFFKE from the coding sequence ATGGCACTACCCACAATCGACCCTACTACTACTGATGCTTGGAAAAAACTTCAGGAGCATTACAAAGAAACCAAAGAAGTACATTTAAGGGAATTGTTTGCGACCGAAGAAGGTCGTGGCAAAAAATACGCCATACTTTGGAACGATTTTTTGGTGGACTATTCAAAGAATAGGCTTACCGACAAAACTTTGAAATTGTTGTTGGAGTTGGCCGACGAAGTGGGATTGAAGGACGCTATAAAAAGCTACTTTGGAGGAGAACTCATTAACCAGACCGAAGGAAGAGCCGTGCTGCACACCGCCCTGCGGGCCAAAAAGGATGATGAGGTTTTAGTTGACGGAGTCAATATTGTTGATGAGGTTTTTGAGGTCAAAGAAAAAATCAAATCTTTTTCAGAAGCCGTTATTTCTGGAGAAAGAAAAGGATATACGGGTAAAGCCTTTACCGATGTCGTTAATATTGGAATCGGCGGGTCGGATTTGGGACCAGTTATGGTGACCGAAGCATTAAAGTTCTATCAAAATGATTTAAAGACTCATTTTGTAAGTAATGTTGACGGTGATTTGGTTCACGAAGTATTGAAGGAACTCAACCCAAAGACCACATTGTTCGTTATCGTATCAAAGTCGTTTACCACGCAGGAAACATTATCCAATGCATTGACCATTAAAAAATGGTTCTTGCAAAGTGCATCCGAAAAAGATGTGGCCGATCATTTTGTGGCAGTGTCCACCAACCTTGAAAAAATCAAGGAATTTGGTATAGCCGATGACAATGTATTCCCCATGTGGGATTGGGTCGGTGGTCGATTCTCACTTTGGAGCGCTGTTGGATTATCCATAGCCCTTTCCATAGGTTATGAAAACTTTGAAGACCTTTTGATTGGAGCCAATGAAATGGACAACCATTTTAAGGAAACCCCGTTTGAAGAGAACATTCCGGTAATGTTGGGCTTAATCAGTGTTTGGTACAATAACTTTTACAAGGCAGAGACCGAGGCCATTATTCCGTACACACAATACTTGCACCGCTTTTCTGCATACTTGCAGCAAGGTATTATGGAGAGTAACGGAAAAAGCATGGATAGGGCGGGGAACAGAGTTGGACATGAGACCGGTACCATAATTTGGGGCGAGCCGGGAACCAATTCACAGCATGCCTTTTTTCAATTGATGCACCAGGGAACAAAACTGATTCCAACAGACTTTATCGGGTATAAGGAATCGTTGCACGGCGATGTGGACCATCATAATAAATTGATGGCGAATTTCTTTGCACAGACCGAGGCCTTGATGAACGGGAAAACCGCTGATGAGGTGAAACAAGAACTCGAATCCCAAGGCTTGTCAGGTGAAGAGCTTCAAAAACTGCTTCCTTTCAAAATCTTTGAGGGAAACAAGCCTACCAATACCATCTTAATTAAAAAGCTTACGCCGAAAAGCCTTGGCGCACTTATTGCACTTTACGAGCATAAGATATTTGTTCAGGGCGTAGTGTGGAATATCTTCAGCTATGATCAATGGGGCGTGGAATTAGGTAAGCAATTGGCCAAAAATATTTTGGTCGACATCGAAAATTCAAAAATTGGTAAGCACGACAGTTCCACATTGAACCTTTTACATTTTTTTAAGGAGTAG
- a CDS encoding M23 family metallopeptidase: MRKIIGAILTLTVLISCKQAKEPVINEVAKAEPIEKLPVLRYGFNFDEFNVVHDTVRNGDSFGELMLKNKVDYPKIAAISENYRDTFDVRKIMVGKPYLILKSKDTSEVAEVFIYQNDKINYTVVDLRDSTKAYKSKKKVTLVEREIGGVIDHSLSMSIDNLGVDYNLTFALSDIYAWTIDFGRLDKGDKFKVVFDERYINDSIYAGIGSIKAAYFEHKGKTIYAFPYISDATNHILEYFDQDANNLRSTFLRAPVKFRYRLSSRYNLKRRIAYYGYKVRPHKGTDFAAPIGTPIVATADGTVTESTRRGGNGKYVKIKHNSTYSTQYLHMKAQNVKRGDFVRQGDVIGWIGMTGNTGGPHVCYRFWKNGRQVDPFKEELPAAEPIADSLRADYMAHIAPLKVQLDCIEFVDPTPEEPEETLISYTQ; encoded by the coding sequence ATGCGGAAAATTATTGGGGCGATATTGACGCTGACAGTGCTCATATCGTGTAAACAGGCAAAAGAACCGGTTATTAATGAAGTAGCAAAGGCAGAACCGATCGAAAAACTACCAGTGCTGCGCTATGGTTTTAATTTTGATGAGTTCAATGTAGTTCACGATACGGTTCGCAATGGCGATAGTTTTGGGGAGCTAATGCTCAAGAACAAAGTGGACTACCCTAAAATTGCGGCTATTTCAGAAAATTATAGAGATACTTTCGATGTCCGCAAAATCATGGTCGGCAAACCATATCTAATCCTTAAATCCAAGGACACTTCCGAGGTTGCGGAAGTCTTTATCTATCAAAATGATAAGATAAATTATACAGTGGTCGACCTGCGCGATTCGACCAAAGCCTATAAGAGCAAGAAAAAAGTAACATTGGTAGAGCGTGAGATAGGAGGAGTTATCGATCATAGTTTGTCCATGTCCATTGATAATTTGGGAGTGGATTACAATCTAACCTTTGCGCTTTCCGATATATATGCATGGACCATCGATTTTGGACGATTGGACAAAGGTGACAAGTTCAAGGTGGTTTTTGATGAGCGCTATATCAATGACAGTATTTATGCAGGCATTGGTTCCATAAAGGCAGCTTATTTTGAGCATAAAGGAAAAACCATTTATGCTTTTCCCTATATATCAGATGCCACTAACCATATTTTGGAATATTTTGATCAAGATGCCAATAACTTACGCAGTACCTTTTTACGTGCACCGGTTAAATTTAGGTATCGTTTGTCATCTCGCTATAATCTTAAAAGAAGGATTGCTTACTATGGTTATAAAGTACGACCCCATAAAGGAACAGATTTTGCTGCACCAATAGGAACGCCTATTGTTGCTACTGCAGATGGAACCGTAACGGAGTCGACCCGAAGGGGCGGCAACGGAAAATATGTAAAGATCAAGCACAATAGTACCTACAGCACCCAATACCTCCACATGAAGGCACAAAATGTAAAGAGAGGTGACTTTGTACGTCAGGGTGATGTAATTGGTTGGATTGGAATGACGGGAAACACTGGAGGCCCTCACGTTTGTTATCGTTTTTGGAAGAATGGAAGACAGGTAGACCCATTTAAGGAAGAACTTCCCGCAGCAGAACCCATTGCAGATTCGTTACGCGCAGATTATATGGCACATATTGCCCCCCTAAAAGTACAATTGGACTGTATCGAATTTGTGGATCCAACCCCAGAAGAACCTGAAGAAACCTTAATATCATACACCCAATAA
- a CDS encoding tryptophan 2,3-dioxygenase family protein, which yields MDKDAKIASQINKLEEKFKNSGQDLSSYLDGLLYERYLTYWDYIRLDTLLSLQVPRTHFPDEEIFIMYHQITELYFKLILHEEKQIVEDKSQDVAFFIEKVRRINSYFKALISSFSIMIKGMEREQFLRYRMALLPASGFQSAQYRMIEFYATPLENMVHPSERDSFSSENSIEELFEHVYWKKGATDLETGEKTLTLKQFEVRYTPRLLRIANQVKNSTIYQKYLQLPDASKNNEELISALKTLDLNANVNWPLMHMGSAHRYLAREGQDVEATGGTNWKDYLPPSFQKIIFFPTLHTKEELDTWGKQWVDHVFNPEKEEYKE from the coding sequence ATGGATAAGGATGCAAAAATCGCTTCCCAAATCAACAAGCTAGAGGAAAAGTTCAAAAACTCGGGTCAGGACTTAAGTTCTTACTTGGATGGGCTTCTTTACGAGAGATATCTTACTTACTGGGATTATATCCGCTTGGATACCTTGCTCAGTCTTCAAGTACCGCGAACACATTTTCCTGATGAGGAAATCTTCATCATGTACCACCAGATTACAGAGCTGTACTTCAAACTTATTCTACATGAAGAAAAACAGATTGTTGAAGATAAATCCCAGGATGTAGCCTTTTTTATAGAAAAAGTTCGAAGAATCAACAGTTACTTCAAGGCTCTTATATCCTCCTTTAGCATCATGATAAAGGGAATGGAAAGGGAACAATTTCTACGTTACCGAATGGCCTTGCTTCCGGCAAGTGGATTCCAATCGGCACAATATAGGATGATAGAGTTCTACGCCACCCCATTGGAGAATATGGTGCACCCATCCGAACGGGATTCATTTTCTTCGGAAAACAGTATAGAAGAGCTTTTTGAACATGTTTATTGGAAAAAAGGGGCAACCGATTTGGAAACGGGCGAAAAAACACTCACACTAAAACAGTTTGAGGTAAGATATACACCACGGCTCCTGCGTATAGCCAACCAAGTAAAAAACAGTACCATATACCAAAAATATCTTCAACTGCCCGATGCATCCAAAAACAATGAAGAGCTGATTTCTGCGTTAAAGACATTGGATTTGAATGCCAATGTAAATTGGCCGTTGATGCACATGGGATCGGCACACAGGTATTTGGCAAGGGAAGGCCAAGATGTGGAGGCAACTGGAGGCACTAATTGGAAGGACTATTTGCCGCCAAGTTTCCAGAAAATAATTTTTTTCCCAACTTTGCATACCAAAGAAGAGTTGGATACATGGGGCAAGCAATGGGTGGACCATGTTTTTAATCCCGAAAAAGAAGAATACAAGGAATAA
- a CDS encoding DUF3108 domain-containing protein produces MKKIIIPTLLLLLSMSVMGQSSRPAFKPGEWLKFRIHYGILNASYATLHLTSENLDNIPVYHVVGKGKTTGFASIFFKVDDTYESYFGQKHGKPYKFIRKIDEGGYTKDIEIEFDYDKDKAILIDNKNDTKKNIAIHDGIQDLISASYFLRSNYNLEEFEVGESIDLDMLFDDDGVFRFQLKYLGKEILRTKYGKVECLKFRPLVQSGRVFKEKESLTLWVSNDWNKIPIRIKADLAVGSLKADLDGYNGLKNQFKIIMD; encoded by the coding sequence ATGAAAAAGATTATAATACCAACACTATTGCTTCTTTTGTCAATGTCGGTTATGGGTCAAAGTTCACGCCCTGCCTTTAAACCAGGGGAATGGCTAAAATTTAGGATACACTATGGCATCCTAAATGCCAGCTATGCCACATTGCACTTGACTTCCGAAAATTTGGACAATATTCCTGTATATCATGTTGTAGGTAAGGGGAAAACTACCGGATTTGCAAGTATTTTTTTTAAGGTTGACGATACTTATGAAAGCTATTTTGGCCAAAAACATGGCAAACCGTATAAATTTATCAGAAAAATAGATGAGGGCGGTTATACCAAGGACATAGAAATTGAATTTGATTACGATAAGGACAAAGCGATTCTGATTGATAACAAAAATGATACAAAAAAGAACATTGCCATACATGATGGGATTCAGGATTTGATTTCCGCTTCCTACTTTTTAAGGAGCAACTATAACCTGGAAGAATTTGAGGTTGGGGAATCCATCGATTTGGATATGCTTTTTGACGACGATGGGGTTTTTAGGTTTCAATTAAAATATTTGGGAAAAGAAATCCTCAGGACCAAGTATGGAAAGGTAGAATGTCTTAAATTTAGACCTTTGGTTCAGTCCGGTCGTGTTTTTAAGGAAAAAGAGAGTCTTACACTTTGGGTTTCCAACGATTGGAACAAAATACCTATCCGAATCAAGGCAGATTTGGCCGTAGGATCTTTAAAAGCAGATTTAGATGGTTATAATGGGTTAAAGAACCAATTTAAAATAATAATGGATTAG
- a CDS encoding patatin-like phospholipase family protein translates to MRKKLTIITLLIALIGVAGMAQNTTDKKSPKVGLVLSGGGAKGLAHIGALKIIEEAGVKVDYIGGTSMGAIVGALYASGYSAQQLDSIFRNTDFTDLIQDNVPRSAKTFYEKEDSERYALSLPFENFKVTFPQAISGGQNIYNLLVQLLYHVKDVQDFRKLPTPFLCVATNVETGEEVLLDKGYLPEAIVASGTFPSLFEPAEIDGQILIDGGVVNNYPINQVKAMGADIIIGVDVQHDLATRESLSSATEILLQINNYRTVNDMKKKSKETDLYIRPDIDQFSVIAFDKGKQIVKSGEAAAQNKMDELKQIAQSQDEAPKPRKRIKMVDSLTINRMIIKGNDQYTRGYIKGKLRFNLAEKISFDDLKQGMSNLSATGNFKAIRYDLVSNGLGTDLILKLKENPIKMYIKMSAHYDDLYKSAALINLTKKNFLMKDDVASFDFILGDHIRYNMQYYLDKGYYWSLGINSKLTDFDAETDFSLIQGNFNVPINPNIQRINIDVTDLTNQVYLQTVLQEEFAFTIGAEHKFLNYSTRTLNQVDTDGEVAMSASNNRTTFENSNYFSAFSQIKLDTYDDKYFPTKGLLFDGDFHFYAFSSDYNNNFSQFAVAKTKFGGTFSMLNNLSIQLEADGGVKLGTSQVTSFDFILGGFGNDFVNNFVPFFGYDFLSLPGNSYIKGYGRLDYEFTYKHHFLFSANYANINDDLFRTGDWFKEPSFSGYGVGYGFESFLGPIQVYYSWSPEISESNIFFSVGYWF, encoded by the coding sequence ATGCGAAAAAAACTAACAATCATAACACTTCTAATTGCTTTAATAGGTGTGGCAGGGATGGCCCAAAACACTACGGATAAAAAGTCGCCAAAAGTAGGGCTGGTACTAAGTGGTGGCGGCGCCAAGGGTTTGGCCCATATTGGCGCATTAAAGATTATTGAGGAAGCTGGTGTTAAAGTGGATTATATTGGTGGAACCAGTATGGGAGCCATTGTTGGAGCTTTGTACGCATCGGGCTACTCTGCCCAGCAATTGGATTCCATTTTTAGGAATACCGATTTTACCGATTTGATACAGGACAACGTTCCCCGGAGTGCAAAAACATTTTATGAGAAAGAGGATTCCGAACGCTATGCCCTTTCCTTGCCCTTCGAGAATTTTAAGGTAACCTTCCCACAAGCCATTTCTGGCGGACAGAACATATACAACTTGTTGGTTCAACTCTTGTACCATGTAAAAGATGTGCAAGATTTTAGAAAATTGCCTACACCTTTCCTGTGTGTGGCCACCAATGTGGAAACTGGGGAAGAGGTCCTGTTGGACAAAGGATATCTGCCCGAGGCCATTGTGGCAAGTGGGACATTCCCTTCACTTTTTGAACCTGCAGAAATTGATGGACAGATCTTGATCGATGGCGGCGTGGTGAACAATTACCCTATAAATCAAGTAAAGGCAATGGGAGCAGACATTATTATTGGGGTGGACGTGCAACACGATCTGGCCACAAGGGAATCACTTTCTTCGGCTACGGAAATATTGCTCCAGATCAACAATTATCGTACGGTGAACGATATGAAGAAAAAATCCAAGGAAACCGATTTGTATATCCGGCCGGACATTGACCAATTCTCCGTTATTGCTTTTGATAAGGGCAAACAAATTGTTAAGAGCGGGGAAGCTGCAGCCCAAAATAAAATGGATGAGCTAAAACAAATAGCACAAAGTCAAGATGAGGCCCCAAAACCCCGTAAAAGAATCAAGATGGTAGATAGCTTAACCATCAATAGGATGATCATTAAAGGTAACGATCAATACACCAGAGGGTACATTAAAGGTAAGTTGAGGTTTAACCTGGCAGAGAAGATTTCGTTTGATGATTTAAAGCAAGGAATGAGCAATCTTTCGGCAACGGGAAACTTTAAGGCAATCCGGTACGATCTTGTATCGAACGGTCTGGGTACGGACTTGATTCTAAAACTCAAGGAAAACCCAATCAAAATGTACATTAAAATGTCTGCCCATTATGATGACCTCTATAAAAGTGCGGCATTGATCAACCTCACTAAAAAGAATTTTTTAATGAAGGACGATGTGGCTTCCTTTGATTTTATATTGGGCGACCACATTAGGTACAACATGCAATATTATTTGGATAAGGGCTATTACTGGAGTCTTGGGATAAATTCAAAATTGACCGATTTTGATGCGGAAACCGATTTTTCTTTGATCCAAGGCAACTTTAATGTTCCGATCAACCCCAATATCCAAAGAATTAATATAGATGTGACCGACCTTACGAACCAAGTATATCTGCAAACCGTTCTCCAAGAAGAGTTTGCCTTTACCATAGGGGCAGAGCACAAATTCTTGAATTATAGTACCCGGACACTAAATCAAGTAGATACAGATGGGGAAGTCGCGATGTCAGCATCCAACAATAGGACTACTTTTGAAAACTCCAATTATTTTAGCGCGTTCTCTCAAATAAAACTGGATACATACGATGATAAATACTTTCCCACCAAAGGGCTTTTGTTCGATGGCGATTTTCACTTTTACGCGTTCTCTTCCGATTATAACAATAATTTTAGCCAGTTTGCCGTAGCAAAGACTAAGTTTGGCGGCACATTTTCAATGCTAAATAACTTAAGCATACAGCTGGAAGCGGATGGAGGTGTAAAGCTTGGAACTTCGCAAGTAACTTCTTTTGATTTTATCCTGGGAGGTTTTGGCAACGACTTTGTAAACAATTTTGTGCCCTTCTTTGGTTACGATTTTCTTAGCTTGCCAGGCAATAGTTACATTAAAGGATATGGCCGTTTGGATTACGAATTTACCTACAAGCACCACTTTTTGTTTTCCGCAAATTATGCCAACATCAACGACGATCTTTTTAGAACAGGGGATTGGTTCAAAGAGCCGAGTTTTTCAGGATATGGGGTAGGCTATGGTTTCGAATCTTTTCTAGGACCAATTCAAGTTTACTATTCTTGGTCTCCAGAGATTAGTGAAAGCAATATTTTCTTCAGTGTTGGGTATTGGTTCTAA